GTGAGCGCCAGTTCGTGGATCGCGTAGCGGCCCCGCGGCCGCAACACCCGGGCCGCCTCGGCGACGATGGCGTGCTTGGTCGCGTCGCCCTGCATGGTCAGCATCGCCTCCCCGATGACGACATCGGTGCTGGCGTCCGGCAATCCGGTGGACGCCGCGTCCGTGACCCGGACGGCGCCGTTCTCGACACCGAGTTCGCTGAGCACGCCGCGAACCACGTTGGCCGCGTCGGGATCGCCCTCGGCGCCGACATACGACCGCGGGTGGCGGGCCAGGATCTCGGTGGCCGTGCGGCCCAGGCCCGGGGCCAGCTCGACCACGTCGGCGTCGGCCAACTCGGCGCGGGCCAGCAGGGTGCGGGTGAGCTCGACACCGCCGGGGCGAAGGACGCGTTTGCCGAGCCGGGCCAGCAGCCAATGGCCGGCAACAGCATCGTCGGCGCGACTCGCCGAAGGCAGGGGACGGCGGGACTCGGCGTGCGGCTTAGTCATCAGACCGCCTGCCGCGCAGGGTTTTCCAGGGGCTTCACGATTTGTGCTCCCAAATTGTTTCGTTTTTACAAGTCATATTGTGTAAACTCTAGCGCATGACGTACGTGATCGGTAAGCCATGCATCGACGTGATGGACCGTGCTTGCGTGGAGGAGTGTCCCGTCGACTGTATCTACGAGGGCGGCCGTGCGCTCTACATTCATCCCGACGAATGCGTGGACTGCGGCGCCTGCGAGCCGGTGTGCCCGGTCGAGGCCATCTATTACGAGGACGACCTGCCCGAAGACCTCAAACCGTATCTGGCCGATAACGAGGTGTTCTTCACCGAGACGCTGCCGGGCCGCGACGCCCCGCTGGGTTCCCCGGGTGGGGCGGCCAAAATAGGTCCGCTCGGTGTAGACACTCCTTTGGTGGCCGCTCATCCGAGGGCCGAGGAAGCGGAAGGAGCGTGAGGGTGCCGTGAAGCTGCCGCCCACGTCGGTCCGAGAGTCCGCCGGCCGCCGCCGCGAGGTGCTGCGGGTGCTGCGGGCGTCGCGTGATCCCCTGAGCATCGCCGCGATCGCCGACATGCTGGGCGTGCATCCCAACACCGTCCGTTTCCACCTCGACAGCCTCGTCGGCGACGGCCAGGTGGAACTGGTCGAGCTGGACCGTAAGGGGCCCGGGCGGCCACCGCTGATGTTCCGCGCGGTTCGGCAGATGGATCGCGGCGGGACGCGGCACTATCGGCTGCTCGCCGAGGTCCTGGCCACGGCGTTCGCCGGAGAGCGCGACGCCGGCGCCAAGGCGTTGGCCGCGGGACGGGCCTGGGGGCGAAAGCTGGATGCCAGCCGACAGCCGGTGCCGACGAGCCCCACCAGCGCCGTCGACGCCGTCGACCACCTGGTCAACATGCTCGACGAACTCGGCTTCGCGCCCGAACGCCGGGTCGCCGACGGCGAGCAACAGGTGGGGCTGCGCCACTGCCCGTTCCTGGAGCTGGCCGAAAACCGGACGACCGTCGTGTGCCCTGTGCACCTCGGCCTCATGCAAGGCGCCATGGACGCCTGGGGAGCGCCGGTCTCGGTCGATCGGCTCGACGCCTTCGTCGAACCGGATCTGTGCGTGGCGCACCTGGCGCTGCAGAAGGAGGCCAAATGAGCACCGGACCGGCGATCGCCGTCGCGGTCATCTTTGTGTGGCTCGGCATGGTGCTGGCCATCTCGTTCCTGGAAGCGCCGCTGAAGTTCCGCGCGCCCAACGTGACGTTGCAGATCGGGCTCGGCATCGGCCGGCTGGTGTTTCGCGCCCTCAACACCGTCGAGGTGTGCTTCGCCGTGGTCGTCGTGGCCATCGCGGTCGCCGGCCACATCTCGGCGGGCATCTCCACGGCGATTTTCGTCGCCGCCGCTGCGCTGGCCGTGCAGTTGATTGCGGTGCGCCCGGCGCTGACGCGCCGATCCGACAGCGTGCTCGCCGGGGCGGAGGGACCGCGCTCCCGGGCCCACTACGTGTACGTCGGCTTCGAGGTGGTCAAGGTGGCCGCGCTCATCGTGGCGGGGATACTGCTATTGACGGGCTGACCGGGTCCGCTCAAGCGCAAAGGACTCAGCCAATGGAATCGATCTCGTTGACCAGCCTCGCGTCCGAAAAGCTCGCCGAGGCTAAGGAATCGCACAGCGGCCGGGCCGCTCACACCATCCACGGCGGCCACAGCCGCGAACTTCGGCAGACCGTGCTGGCTTTGCTTGCCGGAAACGAACTTGCCGAACACGACAGCCCCGGTGAGGCGACGCTGCAGGTGCTGCAGGGCCACGTGCGCCTGACCGCCGGCGATGACGCCTGGCATGGCAAGACCGGTGACCATGTCGCGATTCCGGCCGAACGCCACGCCCTGCACGCGGTCGAGGATTCGGTGGTCATCCTGACCGTGCTCAAGACCATTCCGTCGGCTCACTAGCCGGATGCTTTCAACGCCCTGGTCACGGGAATTCGGGCTGCGGGTACCGATCGTCAACGCGCCGATGGGCGGGGTCGCCGGTGGCCGGCTGGCGGCGGCGGTCACCGCGGCCGGCGGTCTCGGAATGGTCGGCATGGGCAGTGTGGCGACGAGGGACCTGCTGCAAGCCCAGCTGCGGCACGTGCGGGGGCCCTTCGGCATCGGCCTGGTCGATTGGGTGATGCGGACCGAGGCAGGCCTGCTCGAGGACGCCCTGGCGGTGCGGCCGGCCCTGCTGTCGGTCAGTTTCGGCACCGACTGGTCCTGGGTCGCGAAGGCGCACGATGCCGGGATCCCCACCGCGACGCAGGTCTACGACAGCGTCGGGGCTCGCCAGGCCGCCGATGCCGGCGTCGACATCCTGGTGGCCCGCGGCTCGGAGGGCGGGGGGCACGGTGAGACGAAGCTCGCGACGCTGCCGTTGCTCGACACCGTGCTGGACGCCGTCTCGGTGCCGGTCCTCGCGGGCGGCGGTGTCGCATCGGCGCGCAGCCTGGCCGCCGTGCTGGCCGCCGGGGCGAGCGGGGCGTGGGTGGGCACCCGCCTGGCCGCGTGTCCGGAGGCGCTCTCCGGTGAGGGCAGCCGCCGCGCGCTGATCGCGGCGCGCGCCACCGACACCGCGGTCACCCGGGCCTTCGACGTCGCCCAGGCCCGGCCGTGGCCCGCGCGATTCCCGTCGCGGGTGCTGGCCAACGACTTCGTCGAACGCTGGACGGGCAAGGAGGAGACGCTCGACCCGCAGGCCTGCGACGAACTCGCGGACGCCATCGTCGCCGACGACCGCCGGGTCGCCCCCGTGGATGCCGGCCAGGGCGTCGAGATGATCCGCGACGACGCGTCGGTGGCCGAGGTGATCGACGAAATGTGTTCGGGCGCAGAGCGTTTGTTGAACACCTGGGGTTCATGACGCCCGCCTAGGCGTCACCCTGGGTGAGCACGACGCAACAGCGATCCGGCCCGGGGCATAGCCGGGCGTCGGGACCGTGCGGCGCGAGGGCATCGGCCACGCCGGTGATGAGTGCGAGGTTCATGTTGCACGCCAATTCCGTCTGCTCCCGGGCGAGCGCGTGGAACGGGCAGTTGGCGAGTTCGATGCAGCGGCCGACGTGGCGGGGCTCGTAGCCGTACTCGCTCAAGACCTTGACGGCGAGCTTGAGCCCCGCCGACGCGTTCGCGGGCCGGCGCGGCGTCGCGCCGATGGTGCGCCCGAAGTCGTGCGCGACCCTGTTGAGGACCTCGACAACCGGCCGACCGGTGCTGGCCGACTCCGCGATCGCCGTTGCCATCAGCCGTCCGGCCAGTTCGTATTCGCGCTGGGGGAGGCTGACCGCGATATCGCGGCGCGCCCGGCGATACAGCTTGGACGTCCGTCCCGCGCCCGGCCCGGATCGGCCGGTCACGCGCGCGTACTCGCTTTCCAGCAGCCCCTCGGCGGCCAGCCGATCCAAGTGAAACTTGGCCTGGTGCTGCGGAATCCCGACGGCGTCGGCCGCCTGCTCGCGGCTCACCGGCGCGGATTGGGCGCACACGAACCCGTAGAGCTCGCGGCGCACCGGATCGGCGAGCGCCCCGATGCCGGAGGCGTCGCGCTGCAGCGAGTCGTCGTCCACGTCGGCAACCATTTCTAACAGATAAAACTCTTGACGCTACAGTCTACAGGTTCTAACGTTCAAATTACTATCCGTTAGAAGGAGGCAAATGATGAGCACGACCCACGCAAACTCCCCGGTCGCTTCCCAGCTGAAGGACCCGGCGCTGTCGGCGTACTACGCGCTGCGCACCGTTTTCACCATCGCGCCCATCGTCTTCGGGCTGGATAAGTTCTTCAACGTGCTGACCCACCCGCATCACTGGAGCATGTACCTGGCCGGCTGGATTGACGACCTGGTGCCCGGCACCGCCGATCAATGCATGTATCTGGTCGGCGTGATCGAGATCGTCGCCGGTGTGCTGGTCGCCATCGCTCCGCGGTTCGGCGCGTGGGTGGTCGCGGCGTGGCTGGCCGGAATCATCCTCGACCTGGTCACCGGGCCCGGCTTCTACGACGTGGCGCTGCGGGACTTCGGTCTGCTGGTCGGCGCCATCGCGCTCGCCCGGCTCGCGCAGGGCGTGCACAGCGGCAGCATCGGGCGCCGATGACCCCGGTGGCTCACACCCCGCGCAGATAGCGCTTGGCGATCAGGCGCTGGGCCACCGACACCAGCGGGCTCGCGGCCTTGCTCCACCACGTCGCGGGCCGCGAGAACGCCGTCACCTCCGCGAACACCGCGGAGGTGACGGGGTCGCGCCGGACGACGAAGCGTTCCTCGCCGGACTCCGGATGTCCCGGCAAGGTGCCGTAGGCGAATCCGCGGATGTCGGGCTCGTCGATGACATACACCACCCGGCACGGCGCCGGCAGAAAACCCATCCGCACCAACACCACGGTGCCGACCTCGGCGACCTCGGAGCTGGCCCGCACCCGCAGGCCGGCCCCGCGCTGCATGCCCCAGCGCATGACGGCGTCGGCGGCCCGCTCGAAGCGTTGCCGCCCCGTGCCGATCTGTTTCTCCGTGTGCAGGTGGCCGTATCCCGCGGGCAGCGTGCCGGACGCGGTCGCCCCCACCTCGGGGTAGGTCAACGGGAGTTCCTCGAGCGCTGCTAGGTCCACCCGCCCAGCTTGCCACGCCAAGATGCGCGGCCACATTTCCGGCGTACGGTCATAAAAGTGACCGCACAAAACTCGAAAACCGTTGCACAAGCGTCCGGAACGTTCACCCTCGGCGGCGACCTGACCGTCAACCGACTCGGCTTCGGCGCCATGCGCCTGACCGGCAAGGGTGTCTGGGGCCCACCCGCCGACCGCGACGAATGTGTCCGGGTGTTGCGGCGCGCCGTCGAACTCGGCGTGAACTTCATCGACACCGCGGACTCCTACGGCCCGTACATCTCCGAGGACATCATTCGCGAGGCGCTGCACCCCTACGAGGGTCTGGTCATCGCGACCAAGGCGGGGCTGCTGCGCACCGGGCCGGACATCTGGATCCCGCTGGGCAATCCGAGCTATCTACGCCAGGAATGCGAGATGAGCCTGCGCCGCCTGGGCGTGGACACCATCGACCTGTTCCAGCTGCACCGCATCGATAAGAACTTCCCGCTGGCCGATCAGGTCGGCGAGCTCGTGGCGCTGAAGAACGAGGGCAAGATCCGCCACATCGGCCTGTCCGAGATCGACGTCGATCAGCTCGACGCGGCGCAGCGGATCACCGAGATCGTGTCGGTGCAGAACATGTACAACGTGGCCGCCCGCGGCGCCGAACCGCTGCTGGACGCCGCCACCGAGCGGGGTATCGGCTTCATCCCGTGGTTCCCCCTGGCCGCGGGTCCGCTGGCCGCTCCCGACGGCCCGCTGCAGCGTATAGCCGGCGAGCATGACGCGACTGCGTCGCAGCTTGCGCTCGCCTGGCTGCTGAAACGGTCGCCGGTGATGCTGCCCATTCCGGGCACATCGAAGGTGGCGCACCTGGAGGAGAACGTCGCCGCCGCCGAGATCACGCTGTCCGACGACGAGTTCGAAACCCTCTCGGCGGCCGGGGCGCAACAGACGGTGTGACCGCCGCGCGCCGTGCGCTTCCGGCCCAATACGGTGTGGTGGTGGCGGAACATGAGCAGCATCGCGGCGGCGGGTTCAACCCGCCCGAGCCGACGACCAAGGGCGGGCCCGACTACGGCAGGTTCATCGACGCCGTGCGCACCCTGCAGGACCACGCCCGCGCCGTCGACGCGCCCGACGCGGTGATCACCGAGGCCGCCGACCTGCTGGACAAGGTGTCGTCGTTGCTGAGCCCGTTCGACGCCGACGAATGGGCATCCCCGTCGGGGCGCCGCATGGACCTGCCCATGCGCGGCAACATCTTGAGCATCCCGATGAAGGCGAGCAAGGGCGACGACGGCCGGA
This genomic interval from Mycobacterium sp. SMC-2 contains the following:
- a CDS encoding class I SAM-dependent methyltransferase, which encodes MTKPHAESRRPLPSASRADDAVAGHWLLARLGKRVLRPGGVELTRTLLARAELADADVVELAPGLGRTATEILARHPRSYVGAEGDPDAANVVRGVLSELGVENGAVRVTDAASTGLPDASTDVVIGEAMLTMQGDATKHAIVAEAARVLRPRGRYAIHELALTPDTVSDEVSTDIRRSLARAIKVNARPLTIAEWSRLLVDHGLVVDHVATAPMALLQPRRLVADEGVLGALRFVRNVLVHSEARKRVLTMRRTFRRHRRQLAAVAIVAHKP
- the fdxA gene encoding ferredoxin encodes the protein MTYVIGKPCIDVMDRACVEECPVDCIYEGGRALYIHPDECVDCGACEPVCPVEAIYYEDDLPEDLKPYLADNEVFFTETLPGRDAPLGSPGGAAKIGPLGVDTPLVAAHPRAEEAEGA
- a CDS encoding metalloregulator ArsR/SmtB family transcription factor gives rise to the protein MKLPPTSVRESAGRRREVLRVLRASRDPLSIAAIADMLGVHPNTVRFHLDSLVGDGQVELVELDRKGPGRPPLMFRAVRQMDRGGTRHYRLLAEVLATAFAGERDAGAKALAAGRAWGRKLDASRQPVPTSPTSAVDAVDHLVNMLDELGFAPERRVADGEQQVGLRHCPFLELAENRTTVVCPVHLGLMQGAMDAWGAPVSVDRLDAFVEPDLCVAHLALQKEAK
- a CDS encoding cupin domain-containing protein, with translation MESISLTSLASEKLAEAKESHSGRAAHTIHGGHSRELRQTVLALLAGNELAEHDSPGEATLQVLQGHVRLTAGDDAWHGKTGDHVAIPAERHALHAVEDSVVILTVLKTIPSAH
- a CDS encoding nitronate monooxygenase family protein; protein product: MLSTPWSREFGLRVPIVNAPMGGVAGGRLAAAVTAAGGLGMVGMGSVATRDLLQAQLRHVRGPFGIGLVDWVMRTEAGLLEDALAVRPALLSVSFGTDWSWVAKAHDAGIPTATQVYDSVGARQAADAGVDILVARGSEGGGHGETKLATLPLLDTVLDAVSVPVLAGGGVASARSLAAVLAAGASGAWVGTRLAACPEALSGEGSRRALIAARATDTAVTRAFDVAQARPWPARFPSRVLANDFVERWTGKEETLDPQACDELADAIVADDRRVAPVDAGQGVEMIRDDASVAEVIDEMCSGAERLLNTWGS
- a CDS encoding metalloregulator ArsR/SmtB family transcription factor, which gives rise to MVADVDDDSLQRDASGIGALADPVRRELYGFVCAQSAPVSREQAADAVGIPQHQAKFHLDRLAAEGLLESEYARVTGRSGPGAGRTSKLYRRARRDIAVSLPQREYELAGRLMATAIAESASTGRPVVEVLNRVAHDFGRTIGATPRRPANASAGLKLAVKVLSEYGYEPRHVGRCIELANCPFHALAREQTELACNMNLALITGVADALAPHGPDARLCPGPDRCCVVLTQGDA
- a CDS encoding DoxX family membrane protein, producing MSTTHANSPVASQLKDPALSAYYALRTVFTIAPIVFGLDKFFNVLTHPHHWSMYLAGWIDDLVPGTADQCMYLVGVIEIVAGVLVAIAPRFGAWVVAAWLAGIILDLVTGPGFYDVALRDFGLLVGAIALARLAQGVHSGSIGRR
- a CDS encoding DUF1990 family protein, with the protein product MDLAALEELPLTYPEVGATASGTLPAGYGHLHTEKQIGTGRQRFERAADAVMRWGMQRGAGLRVRASSEVAEVGTVVLVRMGFLPAPCRVVYVIDEPDIRGFAYGTLPGHPESGEERFVVRRDPVTSAVFAEVTAFSRPATWWSKAASPLVSVAQRLIAKRYLRGV
- a CDS encoding aldo/keto reductase — translated: MTAQNSKTVAQASGTFTLGGDLTVNRLGFGAMRLTGKGVWGPPADRDECVRVLRRAVELGVNFIDTADSYGPYISEDIIREALHPYEGLVIATKAGLLRTGPDIWIPLGNPSYLRQECEMSLRRLGVDTIDLFQLHRIDKNFPLADQVGELVALKNEGKIRHIGLSEIDVDQLDAAQRITEIVSVQNMYNVAARGAEPLLDAATERGIGFIPWFPLAAGPLAAPDGPLQRIAGEHDATASQLALAWLLKRSPVMLPIPGTSKVAHLEENVAAAEITLSDDEFETLSAAGAQQTV